The following DNA comes from Burkholderia sp. HI2500.
GTGACGTTCAGCTCCTTGGCCGCCCGCTCGAACGAGCCGTGCCGGATCACGGCCGCGAGGGCATCGAGCAACGCGTAGTCGAGCATTAGATTTCCTTAATCAGCATTAGGTGATTTAGCTTCTCTTATTTTCAGGCTGACCGCAGACTAGCGCTACCCGATTCATCCGTCTACTGCTTCCACTGTTGTCACCCACCATGAACTGGCTCGCTTTTTCTCACGGCGCCGTACTCTGCGGCTCGCTCATCGTCACCATCGGCGCACAGAACGCATTCGTGCTGCGGCAGGGCATCATGCGCTCGCACGTCGGCAAGATCGTGCTGCTGTGCGCGCTGTCCGACATGATCCTGATCGGCGCGGGCGTCGGCGGCGCATCGGTGCTCGTCGAACGCTATCCGACCTTCGTCCACGCGGTGCTGTACCTCGGCCTCGCGTATCTCGCGTGGTTCGGCATCAACGCGCTGCGCCGCGCGTTCAAGCCGGGCCACGAAACGCTCGACGTGCGCGGCGACGCGGTCGCGCCGCCGCCGCAGAGCGGCCTCGCGATCGTGCTGATGACGCTCGCGTTCACGTGGCTCAACCCGCACGTGTATCTCGACACGTTCCTGCTGATCGGCACGGCCGGCGCACGCGAGCCGGAAGGCGCGCGGCTCGCGTTCGCGATCGGCGCAATGTCGGTCAGCGTCGTGTGGTTCCTCGGGCTCGGCTACGGTGCGCGGCTGCTGGCGCCGTGGTTCCGCAAGGCCATGGCGTGGCGCGTACTGGATGGCGCAATCGGCAGCATGGTGCTGTTTCTCGCGGCGGTGCAGTTGCGCTGACCGGCTCACCGTCGCACGGGCGGCCGCTTGCCGCCCGTCGTCCCGCCCGCTTCGGCGCAATGCCGGAGCATCCACGTTCCCGCCCTCCCGCCTGCTTCCGCCCACGCGCCGTGCCGCGTCAAGTCGCGCCAGCCGCGACAAAAATCGGTTCCTGATCGAACGCAGCCACACGAAGTACCCACGCAACGGACGGAGCGTCCGTCATCCGCGTCAGGCCGTCCGCCATCGCGACGGTGCGCCGCCTGCACGATTCGGAGCGATCGGCGAGAATGTCCGGCGTCCCGCGACAACGGCGTGACCGCACCACGTACCCCGTCGTCTCGCCGTGATCGTCTCGGCCCATCCCGCAGTTCCATTCCGTCACCCGCAGATATCGGAGCAGAACATGGCACTACGCACCCTCGGCACATCGAACATCCAGGTTTCGCCGCTCGCGTTCGGCGGCAACGTCTTCGGCTGGACCGTCGACGAGAACACGTCGTTTGCGCTGCTCGACGCGCTCGCCGACACCGGCATCAACTTCATTGACACGGCCGACGTCTACTCGGCCTGGGTCCCCGGCAACCACGGCGGCGAATCGGAAACGATCATCGGCAAGTGGCTCAAGCGCTCCGGCAAGCGCGAGCAGGTCGTGATCGCGACCAAGGTCGGCCTGCTGGGCGCGCGCGCGGGGTTGTCGAAAGACAACATCCTGAAGGCGGTAGACGACTCGCTGCGTCGCCTGCAGACCGACTACATCGACCTGTATTTCTCGCATCGCGACCTTGCCGATACGGCCCCGCTCGAAGAAACGCTCGGCGCCTATCAAACGCTGATCGACGCGGGCAAGGTGCGGATCATCGGCGCATCGAACTACAGCGGCGCACGGCTGCGCGAAGCGGCCGCGATCAGCAAGCGCGACGGCCTGCCCGCCTACCAGGTCATCCAGCCCGAATACAACCTGCTCGACCGCGCCGACTACGAACGCGATCTCGAACCGGTCGTGCGCGACCTGAAGCTCGGTGTCGTCAACTACTACGCGCTCGCGAGCGGCTTCCTGTCGGGCAAGTACCGCAGCGAGGCCGACCTGAAGAAGAGCGTGCGCGGCGATCGCGTCGCCGGGTATCTCAATGAACGCGGGCTGCGCATCCTCGCGGCACTCGACGCGGTGGCGGCAAAGCACGGCACGCAGCCGGCCGCCATCGCGCTCGCCTGGCAGATCGCGCGGCCGACGATCACCGCGCCGATCGCCAGCGCGACATCGCTGGCGCAGCTGGCATCGCTCGGCGAAGCGATCCGCGTTCAGCTCGATCAGGACGACATTCGCCGGATCGACGAAGCCAGCGCGGCCTGACGTCAGCTGTAGCAGGCCTGTCGATCGGATCGCGCAGTCCGCGCGGTTCCGCGACCGGCCGGTGTCATGTGCGCGCGCTTGTCACGGCATTCGCGGGGGCGGGTCATTCGTGAGTGGCGGGTGAGTACAATGGCGCGCGTCCGGGCGGCCCGCCGCACAATCTGCGATGCGTCGGTGGTGCCGCGCATCGTGTCCGGCAATACGAACGCTCCGACGATCATGATGTCGGAACGCTGCGCCGAATTCATGCTCGCGGAGTAACGCAACGCGGCGCGCGGGCGTTTTCGTTCACGACAATAAAAAGACGGCGCGTGAGACACGCGCCGCCGCTCCCTCTGCATCACCTGCCGGAATCAGCCCCGTCCGCCCGCGCCGCCTCGCGCAGCGCCATCGGCGACGCGCCATAGCGCTCGCGAATCGCACGGCTGAAATGAGCCTGGCTCGAAAAGCCCCAGCGGAACGCGATTTCGCCGACGCTCGTCTTGCGCAGCCGCGCATCGGTCAGCTCGCGATACGCATGCGACAACCGTTCCGACCAGATGTGCTGCGTGATCGACTCGCCTTCGGCTGCGAAGAGCCGGCTCAGATGCCGCAGCGACAGCCCGACCGCGTCGGCGACGGCCTGCGGCCCGAGTTCCGGATCGCCGAGATGCGTCGCGACGTACTGCTTCGCGGTCAGCAGATACGACAGCGACGCACGTGAGGCACCCGCACCGTTCACCTCCGCATCGATGAGTTCCGCGACCAGCGTGCGCGTGTGTTCGGCGAACTGCGCGGCGTCACGCTCGACCGGATCCTTCATGAAGCGCTCGACGCTCGCGCGCAACGTCGCGCCGAGCATCGCGCCCGCGCCCGGTTTCGGCGCGATCCGCAGCGGCAGCGCCGCCAGTTCCGCATCGAGCCGGTCGTCGAACGTCGTGATCGGGATATCGATCAGCAGCTGCCGCATCGGCGTCAGGAATCCGAACAGATAGGGCACGCGCGTGTCGTAGACGACGACATCGCCGGCGTCCGCGAGCAGGCAACGGTCTCGCTGGATGAAATACGCGCGCCCGCTCAGGATCTGGCACGCAAACAGCGACTCCTTCGGCAACTGGCGCACCAGCGCGGGGCTGCGCTCGATCACGTGATCCTGGCCGCTGATGTCCGCGATGCCGAGGCCCGGCAACGCGATATCGGTCTTCTCGACCTCGAGCCCGGCCGGCGACAGCGACGAACAGCGCAGCCCGACCAGCGTCGCCGCATTGAACGCATCCCAGTACGCCATCCTGTCGCGCGCCGGCACGTCGGCCGTCGAGCCTCGCGTGCGGGAAAAAACGGTCGATTTCGTCACGTCGCCTCCTGCGGGCGCCTGTCGTGCGGAGCGGCACGGATTGGGGGATGGTTCGTCTGGATTCTGGTGCGATGCAATGTCCGGCGCGGTCAAGCAATTCGTCCAGCCCAGTCAAGAGCGGCGCGCACCGGCTGGCTACAGTCGAGCCCACGACAACTGATACCTAAGGAGACAAACCGTGGTCGACAAAGCCGTAGCCGAATTCTGGCAAAACATCCCGCCGATTGCCAATCCGTTCAAGCCCGATGCGCTGCCCGAAGCGTACATCGCGAACGCGGCCACCGACGACGAGCGCTATTACGTTCCGTTCACCGAAACGGTTTCGTCGCGGCCGCTGTGGATCTCGCCGTCGCAGAACAAATGGTGCGACATCCTGATGGCGAAGGAAGCCGGGCTCGTGAACCGGCACTATCACCCGCACGAGGTGTTCGCTTACACGCTGTCGGGAAAGTGGGGTTATCTGGAGCACGAATGGACCGCGACGCGCGGCGACTTCGTGTACGAGACGCCAGGCGAAGGCCACACGCTCGTCGCGTTCGATCACCCGGAGCCGATGCGCGCGTTCTTCATCGTGAAGGGGCCGCTGATCTGGCTCGACGAAGCAGGCAATCCAGACGGCTACTTCGACGTGCATTCGTACATCGCGATGTGCAAGGCGCATTACGAGAAGGTCGGCCTCGGCGCGCAAGCGATCGACAAGCTGTTCCGCTGACGCGCGGCGAGGCTCACCATGACATCCCCTTCCGCCTCCCGATCCGCGTGGACGTATGAGAACAGGTTGCTGCTGATCCTGTTCATGACGTTCGGCTTCGTGTTCTTCGACCGCCTCGCGCTGTCGTTCCTGTTCCCGTTCATGTCGGCCGAGCTGCACCTGACGAACACGCAGCTCGGCATGGTGTCGTCCGCGCTCGCGCTTACGTGGGCATTGTCCGGCGCCGCGACGGGCGCGTGGTCCGACGCGCGCGGCACGCGCAAGCCGCTGCTGATCGCGGCCGTGCTCGGCTTTTCCGCGTGCTCGGCGCTGTCGGGGCTCGTCGGCGGCTTCGCGAGCCTGATCGCGTTCCGCGCGCTGATGGGCATCGCCGAAGGCCCCGTGCTGCCGCTGTCGCAATCGCTGATGGTCGAAAGCTCGACGCCGAGCCGCCGCGGGCTGAACATGGGCCTGCTGCAAGGCTCCGCCGCCGGCCTGCTCGGCGCGATGATCGGCCCGCCGGTGGTCATCGGCATCGCGACCACGTACGGCTGGCGCGAGGCGTTCTACGTGTCGTGCCTTCCCGGCTTCCTGATCGCGTTCTGCATCTGGCGCTGGGTGCGCGAAGCGCCGCCCGGCGGCGTGCGGCACGCGCGGGCCGAACCCGGCGGCGCACCGGCCGCGAGCGGCGCGGCAATCAACCGATGGGCGCTGCTGAAGGAGCGCAACATCCTGCTCTGCGTGCTGATCAGCGGCTTCTTTCTCACGTGGTTCGTCGTGATCATCTCGTTCGCTCCGGTGTTCCTCGTGGAAAGCCGCCATCTGTCGCCGTCCGACATGGGCGTCGTGATGACCTGCCTCGGCGCCGCGTGGGTGTTCTGGGGCTTCGCGGTGCCGGCGATCTCCGACCGGATCGGCCGCAAGCCGACGATGATCGCGTTTGCGCTGATCGCGGCCGTGTGCCCGGTCGTGATGATCCATGCCGGCTCGCTGTGGGCGCTCGGCGCGCTCGTGTTCGCCACGTACACGGGCCTCGGCTGCTTCACGCTGTTCATGGCGACGATCCCGGCCGAAACGGTGCCGCCGCGCGCGATCGCCAGCGCGCTCGGCCTGATCATGGGCGCCGGTGAGTTGATCGGCGGCTTCGTTGCACCGACCGTTGCCGGCTTCGCGGCGGACAAGTACGGCCTGCAGTTCGCGATGTGGACGTCGGCTGCCGGCGCGATCCTCGCGTGCGTGCTGTCGTTCGGCCTCGTCGAGACCGCGCCCGCCGTGCTGCGCAAGCGCGCACTCGCCGGCTCGGCCGCGAACCATCTCGATCCACAAAACCTCGGAGGCCACTGACATGCGGGCACTTCAATGGCATGGCCCGCGCGACGTCCGTCTCGTGGAAATCGACACGCCGCGCGTCGGCCCCGGTGACGTGCGCATCGCGATCGCGTACTGCGGGATCTGCGGCAGCGACCTGCACGAATATGCGGACGGCCCGCACGCGATTCCGGTCGACACGCCGCATCCGCTGTCGCACCGCACCGCGCCGCTGACGCTCGGCCACGAGTTCTGCGGCACCGTCGTCGAGGTCGGCGACGACGTGACGGCGCTGCGCGCGGGTGATCGCGTCGCGGTCGAGCCCGAGTATCGCTGCAGCCAGTGCGCGTATTGCCGCGCGGGGTCGTACAACCTGTGCGTGTCGATGGGCTTCGCCGGGTTGATGGGCGACGGCGGCATGGCCGACTTCGCGGTCGTGCCGGCGTACATGCTGCATCGCCTGCCTGACGGCGTGAGTCTCGAGCAGGCCGCGGTGATGGAGCCGGCGGCCGTCGCGCTGCACGCGTTGCGGCGTGGCGAACTGCGGCTCGGCGAAACCTGTGCGGTGTTCGGCCTCGGCCCGATCGGCCTGCTGCTGATCATGCTCGCGAAACTGCAGGGGGCGACCACGATCGTGGCCGTCGACGTCTCGCCCGAACGGCTCGCGGCGGCCGCGCGCTTCGGCGCGACGCATACGTTCGACGCACGCGCACTCGGTGCATCCGCGCTGCAGGACGCGATCCACGCGGCCACGGGCGGGCTCGGCGTCGATGCGAGTTTCGAAGCGGCCGGACTGCCGGCCACGTTCGAATCGGCGATGCAGGCACTGCGCAAGGGCGGCCGCGTCGTGATGGTCGGCCTGATGCCGCATGCCGGCTTCGACGCGTTTCGCGCGGTCAACGACGAGCTGACCTTCACGGCAAGCGTCGGCTACCGGCATGCGTACGAAGACCTGCTGCGCATCGTCGCGTCGGGCGCGCTCGACCTCACGTCGATCGTCACGCGCATCGTGTCGCTCGAAGACGCCGTCGCCGACGGCTTCGACGCGCTGCTCGCCGACCGCGCGCAAATCAAGATCCTCGTTTCACCCGCGCAACGGCCCGCCCGTCGCGCGCACACCATCGGGAGCGTCGAGCATGAGTCGTCAGTGGGCGTTTGAGGGGCAGTCCGTCGTCGTGACGGGCGGCACGTCGGGCATCGGTGCGCGCACGGCGATGCGATTCGCGGAAGCCGGCGCGTCGGTCGTCGCGCTCGGGCTCAATGCGGCCGGCCCGCATGCGCCCGTGCATGCGGGCGTTCGCTGCGTGGAACTCGACGTGACCGACAGCGATGCGCTGACGCGCACGATCGCGGCGCTGCCGCGGCTCGACGTGCTCGTCAACGGCGTCGGCATCAGCCGGCACGCGGACGAATACCGGATGGACCAGTTCGAGCTCGTGCTGAACGTGAACCTGACGTCGGTGATGCGTGCCTCCGACGCCGCGCGGCCGGCGCTGTCGGCACACGGCGGCAGCATCGTCAATATCGCGTCGATGTACACGTACTTCGGCAGCAAGGACCGGCCCGCGTACAGCGCGAGCAAGGGAGGCATCGCGCAGCTCACGCGCTCGCTCGCGCAGGCGTGGGCCGATCGCGGCATTCGCGTGAATGCGGTCGCGCCCGGCTGGATCGATACGCCGCTCAGCAGCGGCCTGATGGCCGACATGCAGGCGTCGCGGCGCATCCTCGAGCGCACGCCGCTCGGGCGCTGGGGCACGGCCGACGAAGTCGCGGACGCGATCCTGTTCCTGTGCTCGCCCAGCGCGTCGTTCGTGACCGGCGCGGTCGTGCCGGTCGATGGCGGGTATTCGACGGTCTAGCGCGCTGCTGAGCGGGCATCGGCACGCCCGCGATTGCTGCCGATGCCCGTCCCACATCGATTTCCTTCGGTTGTCACTGAGCCGGGATTCATCCGGTTCAGCTTTGCTCATATCAATCAGTAGTCCAATAAAAAATATCCGACTCGATCGGAAACATGTGAGGAGCACATTGGAGATGACGAAAAAGACCCTTCTGGCGCTCGCGGCATGCACCATTCCCGCCGTGTCGTTCGCGCAGAGCAGCGTGGCGATGTTCGGGCTGATGGATGCCGGCATCAGCTACGTCAGCAATCAAGGCGGCCACGGCGCCGCGAAGTTCGACGACAACATCTTCTTCCCGAACCTGCTCGGTTTCGAAGGCAAGGAGGATCTCGGCGCGGGCACGCGCGCGATCTTCCGGCTCGTCAACCAGTATTCGCTCGGCAACGGCTCGATCATCGGCGGCGGGCTGTTCGCGCGCACCGCCTATGTCGGGCTGCAGAACGACCGGTACGGCACGCTGACGCTCGGCAACCAGTACGAGTTCATGGTCGACGCGCTGGCCGCGAGCAGCAACGAGATCGCGCAGGATCTCGTCGGCCTGTACGGCTTTCGCAACGGGCCGTTCGACAAGCTCGCGTTGCCGAACAACCCGACCGGCGCATTCGACTGGGATCGCGTCGCGGGCAGCAATCGTGTCGCGAATTCGGTCAAGTACACGAGCCCGTCGCTGTCGGGCCTGACCGTCGGCGCGCTGTACGGCTTCGGGAACGTCGCGGGGTCGGTCGGCGCGAACAACACGGTCAGCGTCGGCGCGAGCTACGACAACGGCCCGTTCGGCGCGGGCGCGGCCTATACGAACCAGAAGTACGGCACGACGAACGGGCTACCGCCGACCAGCGTGCGCAACTGGGGCGCGGGCGTGCACTACACGCTCGGCACGGTCACCGGGAAAGCGCTCTTCACGACCGTACGCAACGCGCAGAACGGCGCGGGTGCGTGGTCGGCGGAAGCCGGCGCCGCATGGCGGCCGTCGCCGGCATGGGTGATCGGCGCGAGCTACACGTACATGAAAGGCAACGACACGCTCGACAACGCGCACGCGCACCAGCTCCTGGCCGCCGTCCAGTACTGGCTGTCGAAACGCACGATGGTGTACGTGGCGGGCGTGCACCAGCGCGCGAACCACGGCAGCAACGCGCAGATCAACGGCGTGATGGATGCGAACGGCGCGTCGGGCGGCGCGCTGCAGTCGATCGCGCGGATCGGGTTCAGCACGCGGTTCTAGGCCGCAGCCTCGGCGGATTCTGGCGACGCCCCTGTGTCCGGATCGCCTGACGACGCAGGCGCGGTGCCGGCCCGCGCTGCCGCGTTCGTCGTCACACGCTGCCGGCCATCCTCCGATCGAGTCGGTTCGAATCGCAACGAATGCACGCCGCGACTAACCCGACGATCCCGCACCGCCCTCGTCCTGCATCGCCGCATCCCGACACTGCGACGGCGTGACGCCGAAGCGCCGGCGAAACAGGCGCGCAAAATACGCCGGATCGGAAAACCCCGACTGCAGCGCGAGGCGCGTAATGCTCGCCCCGTCGGCACCGGTCTGCGACAGCACTTCATGGCACTTCTCGAGCCGCAGGCGCTGGATCATCGCCTGCGGCCGCTCGCCGATCGATTCGAACGCCTGGTAAAGCGTGCGGCGGCACACTTTCAATGCGGCGGCAATACGATCGGGCGACAGTTCGCCGTCGTCCAGATGCCGATGGATGTATTGCTGCGCGTCGCGCAGCAACGTCTCGCGGATCTTGCGCCGCGAAGCGGGCGCCGTGCCGTCCGCGAAATCGATGGTCTCGGCGAGCAACGTCGCCACCAGTTCCAGCACGCCGAAGCGGCTGCGCGGATTCATGCGCCGGCCCTCGGCGATCATCGCCTGCAGGCTCGCGAGCGCCACGGCCGCGCCGCCCGTCGTCGGCATCGCGCGGCCGATCGCGTGCCGGGCCAACGCCAGCAGCGCGTCGTGGTCGGCCACTTCGCACAGCATCGTGACGAATTCGCCGTGTGCGTCGTTTTGAATCCAGTATGGGCTGCTCGCCTCGTACAGCGTGAAATGCCCGGGCGGCACGATCACTTCGCTGGCACCCTGCTCGAGCCTCGCCACGCCGCTCAGTTGCCAGATCACCTTGACGTAGCGGTGCTTCAGCGTCTTGCAGGCGTCGCGACCGATGGAGGCGCTGTGCGCGCTGGCCGCAATGCGCGCCACGCGGCAGCGCGCATGATCGAACACGTCGACGCTCGCATCGAATTCGCCGGACGCGCCGGCGTTCAGCTCCAGCGGAAAGAACCGATGCCGGATCTGCTCCGACCAGCACGACACGCCGCCCGCCTGCAGCGGCGGATGCGCTTCCGAATCGATCATGACGTCGCCTCCAGAAAAATCCGGCTTTCAAGTACATCCGTTGCGTGGCCGCCTGCGTGCGCATG
Coding sequences within:
- a CDS encoding LysE/ArgO family amino acid transporter, whose amino-acid sequence is MNWLAFSHGAVLCGSLIVTIGAQNAFVLRQGIMRSHVGKIVLLCALSDMILIGAGVGGASVLVERYPTFVHAVLYLGLAYLAWFGINALRRAFKPGHETLDVRGDAVAPPPQSGLAIVLMTLAFTWLNPHVYLDTFLLIGTAGAREPEGARLAFAIGAMSVSVVWFLGLGYGARLLAPWFRKAMAWRVLDGAIGSMVLFLAAVQLR
- a CDS encoding aldo/keto reductase is translated as MALRTLGTSNIQVSPLAFGGNVFGWTVDENTSFALLDALADTGINFIDTADVYSAWVPGNHGGESETIIGKWLKRSGKREQVVIATKVGLLGARAGLSKDNILKAVDDSLRRLQTDYIDLYFSHRDLADTAPLEETLGAYQTLIDAGKVRIIGASNYSGARLREAAAISKRDGLPAYQVIQPEYNLLDRADYERDLEPVVRDLKLGVVNYYALASGFLSGKYRSEADLKKSVRGDRVAGYLNERGLRILAALDAVAAKHGTQPAAIALAWQIARPTITAPIASATSLAQLASLGEAIRVQLDQDDIRRIDEASAA
- a CDS encoding helix-turn-helix domain-containing protein produces the protein MTKSTVFSRTRGSTADVPARDRMAYWDAFNAATLVGLRCSSLSPAGLEVEKTDIALPGLGIADISGQDHVIERSPALVRQLPKESLFACQILSGRAYFIQRDRCLLADAGDVVVYDTRVPYLFGFLTPMRQLLIDIPITTFDDRLDAELAALPLRIAPKPGAGAMLGATLRASVERFMKDPVERDAAQFAEHTRTLVAELIDAEVNGAGASRASLSYLLTAKQYVATHLGDPELGPQAVADAVGLSLRHLSRLFAAEGESITQHIWSERLSHAYRELTDARLRKTSVGEIAFRWGFSSQAHFSRAIRERYGASPMALREAARADGADSGR
- a CDS encoding 2,4'-dihydroxyacetophenone dioxygenase family protein: MVDKAVAEFWQNIPPIANPFKPDALPEAYIANAATDDERYYVPFTETVSSRPLWISPSQNKWCDILMAKEAGLVNRHYHPHEVFAYTLSGKWGYLEHEWTATRGDFVYETPGEGHTLVAFDHPEPMRAFFIVKGPLIWLDEAGNPDGYFDVHSYIAMCKAHYEKVGLGAQAIDKLFR
- a CDS encoding MFS transporter, coding for MTSPSASRSAWTYENRLLLILFMTFGFVFFDRLALSFLFPFMSAELHLTNTQLGMVSSALALTWALSGAATGAWSDARGTRKPLLIAAVLGFSACSALSGLVGGFASLIAFRALMGIAEGPVLPLSQSLMVESSTPSRRGLNMGLLQGSAAGLLGAMIGPPVVIGIATTYGWREAFYVSCLPGFLIAFCIWRWVREAPPGGVRHARAEPGGAPAASGAAINRWALLKERNILLCVLISGFFLTWFVVIISFAPVFLVESRHLSPSDMGVVMTCLGAAWVFWGFAVPAISDRIGRKPTMIAFALIAAVCPVVMIHAGSLWALGALVFATYTGLGCFTLFMATIPAETVPPRAIASALGLIMGAGELIGGFVAPTVAGFAADKYGLQFAMWTSAAGAILACVLSFGLVETAPAVLRKRALAGSAANHLDPQNLGGH
- a CDS encoding 2,3-butanediol dehydrogenase, with the protein product MRALQWHGPRDVRLVEIDTPRVGPGDVRIAIAYCGICGSDLHEYADGPHAIPVDTPHPLSHRTAPLTLGHEFCGTVVEVGDDVTALRAGDRVAVEPEYRCSQCAYCRAGSYNLCVSMGFAGLMGDGGMADFAVVPAYMLHRLPDGVSLEQAAVMEPAAVALHALRRGELRLGETCAVFGLGPIGLLLIMLAKLQGATTIVAVDVSPERLAAAARFGATHTFDARALGASALQDAIHAATGGLGVDASFEAAGLPATFESAMQALRKGGRVVMVGLMPHAGFDAFRAVNDELTFTASVGYRHAYEDLLRIVASGALDLTSIVTRIVSLEDAVADGFDALLADRAQIKILVSPAQRPARRAHTIGSVEHESSVGV
- a CDS encoding SDR family NAD(P)-dependent oxidoreductase, with translation MSRQWAFEGQSVVVTGGTSGIGARTAMRFAEAGASVVALGLNAAGPHAPVHAGVRCVELDVTDSDALTRTIAALPRLDVLVNGVGISRHADEYRMDQFELVLNVNLTSVMRASDAARPALSAHGGSIVNIASMYTYFGSKDRPAYSASKGGIAQLTRSLAQAWADRGIRVNAVAPGWIDTPLSSGLMADMQASRRILERTPLGRWGTADEVADAILFLCSPSASFVTGAVVPVDGGYSTV
- a CDS encoding porin; its protein translation is MTKKTLLALAACTIPAVSFAQSSVAMFGLMDAGISYVSNQGGHGAAKFDDNIFFPNLLGFEGKEDLGAGTRAIFRLVNQYSLGNGSIIGGGLFARTAYVGLQNDRYGTLTLGNQYEFMVDALAASSNEIAQDLVGLYGFRNGPFDKLALPNNPTGAFDWDRVAGSNRVANSVKYTSPSLSGLTVGALYGFGNVAGSVGANNTVSVGASYDNGPFGAGAAYTNQKYGTTNGLPPTSVRNWGAGVHYTLGTVTGKALFTTVRNAQNGAGAWSAEAGAAWRPSPAWVIGASYTYMKGNDTLDNAHAHQLLAAVQYWLSKRTMVYVAGVHQRANHGSNAQINGVMDANGASGGALQSIARIGFSTRF
- a CDS encoding helix-turn-helix domain-containing protein produces the protein MIDSEAHPPLQAGGVSCWSEQIRHRFFPLELNAGASGEFDASVDVFDHARCRVARIAASAHSASIGRDACKTLKHRYVKVIWQLSGVARLEQGASEVIVPPGHFTLYEASSPYWIQNDAHGEFVTMLCEVADHDALLALARHAIGRAMPTTGGAAVALASLQAMIAEGRRMNPRSRFGVLELVATLLAETIDFADGTAPASRRKIRETLLRDAQQYIHRHLDDGELSPDRIAAALKVCRRTLYQAFESIGERPQAMIQRLRLEKCHEVLSQTGADGASITRLALQSGFSDPAYFARLFRRRFGVTPSQCRDAAMQDEGGAGSSG